Proteins encoded by one window of Blautia luti:
- the glyA gene encoding serine hydroxymethyltransferase, whose amino-acid sequence MYSINDVAKTDKDIADLIEAEFARQNSHIELIASENWVSKAVMAAMGSPLTNKYAEGYPGKRFYGGCSCVDEVETLAIERAKELFGCEYVNVQPHSGAQANMAVFFAMLQPGDTVMGMNLNHGGHLTHGSPANMSGTYFKPVYYGVNDDGVIDYEEVRRIAIENKPKLIVAGASAYARIIDFKKFREIADEVGAYLMVDMAHIAGLVAGGQHPSPVPYADVVTTTTHKTLRGPRGGLILSSAENAKKFNFNKAVFPGIQGGPLMHVIAAKAVCFKEALQPEFKEYAKMIVENAQALCKGLQKRGIDIVSGGTDNHLMLVDLRCLGVTGKQMETLLDEVNITCNKNAIPNDPQSPFVTSGVRLGTAAVTSRGMKPEDMDKIAEAIAMTLKEEGSQEKAKAIVKELTDKYPLVG is encoded by the coding sequence ATGTATTCAATCAATGACGTAGCAAAGACAGACAAAGATATCGCGGATCTGATCGAGGCGGAGTTTGCACGCCAGAATTCCCACATTGAGCTGATTGCTTCAGAAAACTGGGTAAGTAAAGCAGTTATGGCAGCTATGGGAAGCCCCCTTACAAATAAATATGCAGAAGGATATCCGGGGAAGAGATTTTACGGAGGATGTTCCTGTGTAGATGAGGTAGAAACTCTTGCAATTGAACGTGCGAAAGAATTATTCGGATGTGAATATGTAAATGTACAGCCGCATTCAGGAGCACAGGCAAATATGGCAGTCTTCTTTGCGATGCTGCAGCCGGGAGATACAGTAATGGGTATGAATCTGAACCATGGTGGACATCTGACACATGGAAGCCCTGCCAATATGTCCGGAACCTACTTTAAGCCAGTATATTATGGGGTAAATGATGATGGTGTGATCGATTATGAAGAAGTCAGAAGAATCGCCATTGAGAATAAACCAAAGTTGATCGTAGCAGGTGCGAGTGCCTATGCCAGAATTATTGATTTTAAGAAATTCCGTGAGATCGCGGATGAGGTTGGTGCTTATCTGATGGTGGATATGGCACATATTGCAGGCCTGGTAGCAGGAGGACAGCATCCAAGCCCAGTCCCTTATGCAGATGTTGTAACGACAACTACACATAAAACTCTGCGTGGACCAAGAGGTGGTCTGATCTTAAGCAGTGCAGAGAATGCAAAGAAATTCAACTTTAACAAAGCTGTATTCCCGGGAATACAGGGCGGTCCTCTGATGCATGTGATTGCTGCCAAAGCCGTATGTTTCAAAGAAGCACTCCAGCCGGAATTTAAAGAATATGCAAAAATGATCGTTGAGAACGCGCAGGCACTTTGCAAGGGACTTCAGAAACGAGGCATTGACATCGTTTCCGGTGGTACAGACAATCACCTGATGCTGGTTGACCTCAGATGCCTGGGTGTTACGGGTAAACAGATGGAGACTCTTCTTGATGAGGTAAACATCACCTGCAATAAGAATGCAATCCCGAATGATCCACAGTCTCCATTTGTTACAAGTGGTGTACGTCTTGGAACAGCGGCAGTTACTTCCCGCGGGATGAAACCGGAAGACATGGACAAGATCGCAGAAGCAATCGCTATGACTCTAAAAGAAGAAGGAAGCCAGGAAAAAGCGAAAGCAATCGTCAAAGAACTTACAGACAAATATCCGCTGGTTGGATAA
- a CDS encoding InlB B-repeat-containing protein, with protein sequence MNIKKILCGVLAGLLLCMGTPGNVLEAQGKSTVSNLFSNGTETKPELNSQPVVTFRYSNGKIYKRYTVSNGKLKLPSMANKKGCTFMGWSKVKGRTANPAYESGDTITVKSNMNLYAVEFRRSAEPNLSGKNIQMPRKYSRVIFVGDSRTYAMGKVVSEKFGKNAFPDVYFVAKTGSTLDWLESTGESNLMNILASGNGKTAVIFNHGVNDLNHNWSNVNVKSLANTYTSYMKKLGRTLQKKNCDLYYMSVNPLNSGTSARLGRHDPQEIRQFNQRLCRQLGGMYQFIDTYFYLRKNGYGTARWLDRQNEDDGLHYTYKTYKRIFSYCMKSINSLNVSGDYVSKKF encoded by the coding sequence ATGAATATAAAGAAAATATTGTGCGGAGTACTTGCGGGACTGCTTTTGTGTATGGGGACTCCGGGAAATGTGCTGGAGGCACAGGGGAAAAGTACTGTTTCAAATCTGTTTAGCAATGGTACAGAAACGAAACCGGAACTGAACAGCCAGCCGGTAGTTACCTTCCGTTACAGCAATGGGAAAATATATAAAAGATATACCGTATCCAATGGAAAATTAAAACTGCCGTCCATGGCAAACAAAAAAGGCTGTACATTTATGGGCTGGTCCAAAGTTAAGGGAAGAACAGCCAATCCGGCGTATGAATCCGGTGATACTATAACTGTAAAAAGCAATATGAATCTATATGCAGTAGAATTCAGGCGCAGTGCAGAGCCGAATCTTTCAGGAAAAAACATTCAGATGCCGCGAAAGTATTCCAGGGTGATCTTTGTGGGCGATTCCAGAACCTATGCCATGGGAAAGGTGGTCAGTGAAAAGTTCGGCAAGAATGCATTTCCAGATGTTTACTTTGTGGCGAAAACAGGTTCTACATTGGACTGGCTGGAAAGTACCGGGGAATCTAATCTTATGAATATACTGGCATCCGGCAATGGGAAAACGGCTGTAATATTTAATCATGGGGTGAATGACCTTAATCATAACTGGAGCAATGTAAATGTAAAAAGTCTGGCAAATACATACACTTCTTATATGAAGAAACTTGGCAGAACACTTCAAAAGAAAAACTGCGATCTTTATTATATGTCTGTAAATCCTCTGAATTCCGGGACATCGGCACGTCTGGGACGTCATGACCCTCAGGAAATCCGACAGTTTAATCAGCGGCTATGCAGACAGCTTGGAGGAATGTATCAGTTTATTGATACATATTTTTACCTGAGAAAGAATGGATACGGAACTGCCAGATGGCTGGACAGACAGAATGAAGATGATGGACTGCATTATACCTATAA